The bacterium DNA segment GAACGTCACCAGTATGAGGGCCATGTTCAAGGATGCCACCATCTTCGATCAGGACATCAGCGGCTGGAACACCTCGAACGTCAACGACATGGAACTCATGTTCTATTACGCCAAGGCCTTCAATCAGGACATTGGTGGTTGGGATACCTCAAACGTCACTGATATGCGGGCCATGTTCCGTTACGTCACTCAGTTCAATCAGGACATCAGCGGCTGGGACACTTCGAACGTCACCACTATGGGTGGCATGTTCATGGAAGCCTATAACTTCAACCAGGATATTGGTGGTTGGGATACGTCAAGTGTCATCGAGATGGGCACTATGTTCGCTTTGGCCAGAGACTTCAATCAGGACATCGGCGGTTGGGATACCTCAAGCGTCACCAACATGAGTCGAATGCTCGATGGCGCCTTTGACTTCAATCAGGACATCGGCGGTTGGGATACCTCAAGCGTCACCAACATGAGTCAAATGCTCGATGACACAAACCTCTCAATCAGCAACTATGACGCAACCCTGTCGGGGTGGGCCGCACAAACAGTGCAAAGCGGCGTGACGCTGGGTGCGTCCGGTCTGCATTACAGCCTGTCCGTTGCCGATCGTCAGTCCCTGATTGATGACCATGGTTGGACAATTATTGGTGACACGCAGGTTAACAGCACCCCCGTCTTTACCAACCTCGACGGCACACCCACCTTCACCGAAGGCGGCGCGGCAGTGGTGCTGGATGCTGATGTCGATATCAGCGATGCAGGACTCGATGCGCTCAACAGCGGCAACGGCAATTACGATGGCGCCAGTGTCACGCTGGCGCGTAATGGCATTGTCTCCACCGATGATGTCTTCTCGTTCTCCGATGGCAACGGCATCACTCTGTTTGATGGTAATCTGATCAAGAACAGCCAGATCATCGCCATCTTCGACACTACTCCATCAGGCCAACTGGTCATCACCTTCACCAACGCCAACGGCGAGACACCGACCTCGGCCGACGTCGATTACATCCTGCAACAGATCACCTACGCCAACAGCTCCGACGCCCCCCCGGCCACGGCCCAGATCGACTGGAGTTTCGACGACGGCAACACCGGCAGCCAGGGCACGGGCGGCGCGCTGCAGGGAACCGGCAGCACCACCGTGACAATCACGGCGGTCAACGATACCCCGACGCTGGCAGCCACTGCGGCGAACGACACCTTAACCGAAAACACCGACACAACTTCGGCCGCGGTCTTCAGTACAGTCACCATCGACCCGGTTGAATCCGGCGATTATATTGCATCCGCCCAACTGACCATCGGTGGCGGCATTGAATACACCGATACCCTGACGATCAACGGCACTGCAATCACCGGGCTCGGCAGTGACAGCAGTGGCGCGATAGCCGGTGGTCACACCTACAGCTACACCCAGGCCACCGGCGTCGTGACGATCACCTTTGCCGGCAGCACCAATGCGGCAGTGGCCGAGCTGGTGCTGGAGAACATCACCTACGACATCGACGCGTCCGACCAGGACCCGTCGACGACAGCTCGCACGGTGACCTTGAACACAGTGACCGACAATGGTGGTGGCGCGGATACGAATACCGACATCAGTGAGACGGCAACGATTAGTGTCGATGCTCAAAACGACGTTCCGACCGCAGCGAACAACTCGGCCTCGGTCAACGAGGGCGCCTCGGTCGTGATCGACCTCTCGGGGAATGACACGGACCCGGACAACGCGCTCGACCTCAGCTCGATCACCATCACGAGCGGCCCGGCCAACGGCGCCCTGGTCGACAACGGTGACGGGACGCTCACCTACACCCACGACGACTCCGAGACCGTCGGCGACTCCTTCTCCTACACGATCGACGATGCGTCGGGCGCCACCTCGAACGTCGCCAGCGTCACCGTCACTGTGAACCCTCAGAACGATGCGCCGACTGCAGTGAACGACTCGGCGAGCGTGAACGAGGGCGCCTCGGTCGTGATCGACCTCTCCGGCAACGACACCGACCCCGACAACGCCCTGGCCCTCAGCTCGATCACGATCACCAGTAGCCCCGCCAACGGCAGCCTGATCGACAACGGCGACGGAACTCTCACCTACACGCACGACGGCACCGAGACCGTTGGCGACTCCTTCTCCTACACGATCGACGATGCGTCGGGCGCCACCTCGAACGTTGCCAGCGTCACCGTCACTGTGAACCCTCAGAACGATGCGCCGACTGCAGTGAACGACTCGGCGAGCGTGAACGAGGGCGCCTCGGTCGTGATCGACCTCGCGGGGAACGACGGGGACGTGGACGACGCCCTCGACCTGGGCTCGATCGCGATCACCTCGCCCCCCTCGAACGGGACCCTCGTCGACCACGGGGACGGCACCTTCACGTACACGCACGACGGCTCCGAGACCGTCGGCGACAGCTTCTCGTACACCATCGACGACGCCTCGGGCGCCACCTCGAACGTCGCCTCGGTGACCTTGACGGTCACGCCGCAGAACGATGCCCCCACGGCGGTCAACGACGCGGCCGCCGTGAACGAGGCCGGCAGCGTCCTGATCGATCTCGCGGGCAACGACACGGACGTCGATGACGCACTGGCCCTCGGA contains these protein-coding regions:
- a CDS encoding BspA family leucine-rich repeat surface protein encodes the protein MARRRHHQKKPQPEQAAGSPELEALEPRVLLSTFTAAPDADSLDDAMSGANPGEGAIEFVLDASEAVAATDPAAIESRKELVFVDTGVEGYETLVDDLRSATPEGRTLEVVLLDAEQDGIAQISETLTDYQGLDAIHIVSHGTEGAVQLGDGWLSGDTLSSYEGALAGWADALSEDADLLFYGCDLAGGEVGEALVGSIAKLTGADVAASDDLTGAEALGGDWTLEVRTGEVETSLAFSAETTKSWAGTLVVASDDFSSGDYSGGSGWEGDWQEVGGDGSPSSGAIRVLSQQLELGDGELEAAMWVQRTIDLSTATTATLEFDWRRSGESWENEISVGISTNGTDWDLLTALPDGSNSSYTHESIPIDTNTYNTATTHIRFYRGDWGTGSHLVDNVQITHDGGAEAAALANGFVTTWQTDNPGTSASDTITIPIGAGTTNFTVFWGDGTSTDYTGGPATHTYASAGTYTVAVVGDFPGVNFNGSGDGDKLLSVEQWGNIAWQDLNDAFEGADNLVINASDAPDLSGVTNLSQMFKGATSINQDISGWDTSNVTNMGAMFEGADAFNQDISAWDTGDVTDMGAMFKGAVAFNQDISAWDTSNVTSMRAMFKDATIFDQDISGWNTSNVNDMELMFYYAKAFNQDIGGWDTSNVTDMRAMFRYVTQFNQDISGWDTSNVTTMGGMFMEAYNFNQDIGGWDTSSVIEMGTMFALARDFNQDIGGWDTSSVTNMSRMLDGAFDFNQDIGGWDTSSVTNMSQMLDDTNLSISNYDATLSGWAAQTVQSGVTLGASGLHYSLSVADRQSLIDDHGWTIIGDTQVNSTPVFTNLDGTPTFTEGGAAVVLDADVDISDAGLDALNSGNGNYDGASVTLARNGIVSTDDVFSFSDGNGITLFDGNLIKNSQIIAIFDTTPSGQLVITFTNANGETPTSADVDYILQQITYANSSDAPPATAQIDWSFDDGNTGSQGTGGALQGTGSTTVTITAVNDTPTLAATAANDTLTENTDTTSAAVFSTVTIDPVESGDYIASAQLTIGGGIEYTDTLTINGTAITGLGSDSSGAIAGGHTYSYTQATGVVTITFAGSTNAAVAELVLENITYDIDASDQDPSTTARTVTLNTVTDNGGGADTNTDISETATISVDAQNDVPTAANNSASVNEGASVVIDLSGNDTDPDNALDLSSITITSGPANGALVDNGDGTLTYTHDDSETVGDSFSYTIDDASGATSNVASVTVTVNPQNDAPTAVNDSASVNEGASVVIDLSGNDTDPDNALALSSITITSSPANGSLIDNGDGTLTYTHDGTETVGDSFSYTIDDASGATSNVASVTVTVNPQNDAPTAVNDSASVNEGASVVIDLAGNDGDVDDALDLGSIAITSPPSNGTLVDHGDGTFTYTHDGSETVGDSFSYTIDDASGATSNVASVTLTVTPQNDAPTAVNDAAAVNEAGSVLIDLAGNDTDVDDALALGSIAITSGPANGTLVDNGDGTLTYTHDGSETIGDSFSYTIDDASGATSNVASVTVTVTPQNDAPTAANDSAS